A section of the Subtercola frigoramans genome encodes:
- the pdxT gene encoding pyridoxal 5'-phosphate synthase glutaminase subunit PdxT produces the protein MAGNSAPIGSTASAGPTVGVLALQGDFREHAAVLRSFGADVITVRRPEELERVSGLVIPGGESSVIDKLSRMFGLADPLKAAIAAGLPVYGTCAGLIMLADTVLDGITGQQSLGGLDISVRRNAFGGQKESFEVDIDIAELGEPPVHAVFIRAPVVETVGERASILGALADGRVIAVEQGNLLGTSFHPEMTDDHRFHRRFYDRVLATDFAAS, from the coding sequence GTGGCTGGTAATTCCGCTCCGATTGGTAGTACGGCCTCGGCTGGCCCGACTGTCGGAGTCCTCGCCCTCCAGGGCGACTTCCGCGAACACGCCGCGGTTCTTCGTTCGTTCGGCGCCGACGTCATCACCGTCAGGCGGCCCGAAGAACTCGAGCGTGTCTCCGGCCTGGTCATCCCGGGTGGCGAGTCGAGCGTCATCGACAAGCTCTCCCGGATGTTCGGCCTCGCCGACCCGCTGAAGGCGGCCATTGCTGCGGGGCTCCCGGTGTACGGCACGTGTGCGGGCCTCATCATGCTCGCCGACACCGTTCTCGACGGAATCACGGGCCAGCAGAGCCTGGGGGGGCTCGACATCTCGGTGCGGCGCAATGCCTTCGGCGGCCAGAAGGAGTCCTTCGAGGTCGACATCGACATCGCAGAGCTCGGCGAGCCACCCGTGCACGCCGTGTTCATCAGGGCGCCGGTGGTCGAGACCGTGGGGGAGCGGGCATCCATTCTCGGTGCATTGGCCGACGGCCGGGTGATCGCCGTCGAACAGGGCAACCTGCTCGGAACCTCGTTCCACCCCGAGATGACCGACGACCACCGGTTCCACCGCCGCTTCTACGACCGGGTGCTCGCAACCGACTTCGCAGCCAGCTAG
- a CDS encoding YebC/PmpR family DNA-binding transcriptional regulator encodes MSGHSKWATTKHQKAVTDARRAKSFAKLIKNIEVAAKLGGADLSGNPTLVDAIQKAKKTSVPKDLIDRAVKRGAGVGADAVEYQTIIYEGYAAHGVAMLIECLTDNKNRAAADVRAIVSRNGGTMGDPGSVAYNFHRKGVIKVEHTPNLTEDDVMIAVMDSGAEEVTDHGDVFEILTEASDLVANRTALQEAGIDYDSADIEFVPGLKVEIDAETARKVFRLIDALEDNDDVQNIYSNFDLSPEVQAELEED; translated from the coding sequence ATGTCCGGACATTCCAAGTGGGCCACAACCAAGCACCAGAAGGCCGTCACTGACGCCCGCCGTGCCAAGTCGTTCGCCAAGCTCATCAAGAACATCGAAGTCGCCGCGAAGCTGGGCGGCGCAGACCTCTCGGGCAACCCGACGCTCGTCGACGCCATCCAGAAGGCGAAGAAGACCTCCGTTCCGAAGGACCTGATCGACCGCGCGGTGAAGCGTGGCGCCGGCGTGGGTGCCGACGCGGTTGAGTACCAGACGATCATCTACGAGGGCTACGCAGCCCACGGGGTGGCCATGCTGATCGAGTGCCTCACGGACAACAAGAACCGTGCTGCGGCGGATGTTCGGGCGATCGTGTCGCGTAATGGTGGAACCATGGGCGACCCGGGCAGTGTCGCGTACAACTTCCACCGCAAGGGCGTCATCAAGGTCGAGCACACGCCGAACCTCACCGAAGACGACGTGATGATCGCCGTCATGGACTCTGGTGCCGAAGAGGTGACCGACCACGGCGACGTGTTCGAGATCCTCACGGAAGCTTCTGACCTCGTTGCAAACCGCACGGCACTCCAGGAGGCGGGAATCGACTACGACTCTGCCGACATTGAATTCGTGCCGGGTCTCAAGGTCGAGATCGACGCCGAGACCGCCCGCAAGGTGTTCAGGCTGATCGACGCCCTCGAAGACAACGACGACGTGCAGAACATCTACAGCAACTTCGACCTGAGCCCCGAGGTGCAGGCCGAGCTCGAAGAGGACTGA
- the ruvC gene encoding crossover junction endodeoxyribonuclease RuvC translates to MRVLGIDPGLTRCGVGIVDVSQNRRATLVHVTVIRTPAGEKHENRLLTISDGIERLLDEYRPERVALERVFADTNVSTVMGTAQVSGIAMLAAVKRLLPIGMHTPTEVKAAVTGYGQADKKQVGTMVAKILRLEEIPKPADAADALALAICHAWRSPLGALAATAMTDLHGGAASRERPTSRPTSAQAAWLAAEQAAKAASPERRGLRR, encoded by the coding sequence GTGCGCGTTTTAGGGATCGACCCGGGACTCACCCGCTGCGGCGTGGGCATCGTCGACGTGTCGCAGAACCGCCGCGCCACGCTCGTGCACGTGACCGTCATCCGCACACCCGCGGGAGAGAAGCACGAGAATCGCCTTCTCACCATCAGTGACGGGATCGAACGCCTTCTCGACGAGTACCGCCCCGAGCGCGTTGCACTCGAGCGCGTCTTCGCCGACACGAATGTCAGCACGGTCATGGGTACCGCCCAGGTCAGTGGCATCGCGATGCTCGCTGCGGTCAAACGACTGCTGCCCATCGGAATGCACACCCCGACGGAGGTCAAGGCAGCGGTGACCGGTTACGGTCAGGCCGACAAGAAACAGGTCGGCACCATGGTCGCCAAGATCCTCCGCCTCGAAGAGATTCCGAAACCAGCTGACGCGGCGGACGCGCTCGCGCTGGCGATCTGCCACGCGTGGCGTTCCCCGCTGGGCGCCCTCGCCGCGACTGCCATGACCGACCTTCACGGCGGCGCGGCATCGCGCGAACGCCCGACCAGCCGGCCGACCAGCGCCCAGGCCGCGTGGCTGGCAGCAGAGCAGGCCGCGAAGGCAGCCAGCCCCGAACGCCGCGGCCTGCGACGCTGA
- the ruvA gene encoding Holliday junction branch migration protein RuvA: protein MISSLRGTVISTFGTGAVIEVGGVGFSVQLTPAHALSLRLGDEARVLTNLIVREDSLSLFGFADSESLEIFSLLVAVTGVGPKSAMGVLAALTPTEIARAVSADDDSVFRKVTGIGPKTAKLIVVSLTGKVAAFTLSQPGRPTFVPASTVHDDVLVALVGLGWNERNASEALDRVLADSSDDEKNSMQVLLRRSLTELGPRQSSAGPR from the coding sequence GTGATCTCCAGTCTTCGCGGCACCGTCATCAGCACGTTCGGCACGGGTGCCGTGATCGAGGTGGGCGGCGTCGGGTTCTCGGTGCAGCTCACGCCCGCCCACGCACTCTCGTTGAGGCTCGGTGACGAGGCGCGCGTGCTCACCAACCTCATCGTGCGGGAGGATTCACTCTCGCTCTTCGGGTTCGCCGACTCTGAATCGCTCGAGATCTTCTCGCTCCTCGTCGCCGTCACCGGCGTTGGCCCTAAATCGGCGATGGGGGTGCTCGCCGCCCTGACTCCGACCGAGATCGCCCGGGCCGTCAGCGCCGACGACGACAGCGTCTTCCGCAAAGTCACGGGCATCGGGCCCAAGACCGCGAAGCTCATCGTGGTGTCGCTCACCGGCAAGGTCGCTGCGTTCACTCTCAGCCAGCCCGGCAGGCCCACCTTCGTGCCGGCGTCGACCGTGCATGACGATGTTCTCGTCGCCCTCGTCGGCCTCGGCTGGAATGAACGCAACGCATCTGAAGCACTCGACCGCGTGCTCGCCGACTCGAGTGACGACGAGAAGAACAGCATGCAGGTCCTCCTCCGGCGCTCGCTCACAGAACTCGGCCCACGACAGAGTTCGGCGGGGCCCCGATGA
- the ruvB gene encoding Holliday junction branch migration DNA helicase RuvB encodes MSPFDRDAADELLQPDMMGSEAEIAFEGALRPKSLAEFVGQQRVRGQLQLLLDAATIQNRTPDHILLAGPPGLGKTTLAMIVAHESGRPLRLSSGPAIQHAGDLAAVLSSLVPGEVLFVDEIHRMARSAEELLYLAMEDFRIDIMVGKGAGATSIPLDLAPFTLVGATTRSGLLPNPLRDRFGFTAHLEFYDPAELVHVLRRAAVMLELQIEESALVEIAGRSRGTPRIANRLLRRVRDYALVHGGAATRDVVRSALELYDVDELGLDRLDRAVMNILLTRFAGGPVGLNTLAVSVGEESETIESVVEPFLVRIGLIVRTPRGRMATRAGWEHFGLAAPDETISRAVRPARETARQPLFGDEL; translated from the coding sequence ATGAGCCCGTTCGACAGAGACGCCGCCGATGAACTCCTGCAGCCCGACATGATGGGCTCCGAGGCAGAGATCGCATTCGAGGGGGCCCTCCGGCCCAAGAGCCTGGCAGAGTTCGTCGGCCAACAACGGGTTCGCGGTCAGCTTCAACTGCTGCTGGATGCTGCGACCATCCAGAACCGCACCCCCGACCACATTCTGCTCGCCGGCCCGCCCGGGCTCGGCAAGACCACCCTCGCCATGATCGTGGCTCATGAGAGCGGGCGCCCGCTTCGACTCTCGAGCGGTCCGGCGATCCAGCATGCCGGAGACCTCGCAGCAGTGCTTTCCTCGCTCGTCCCCGGTGAAGTGCTCTTCGTCGACGAGATCCACCGAATGGCCCGCTCAGCCGAAGAGTTGCTGTATCTCGCCATGGAGGATTTCAGGATCGACATCATGGTCGGCAAGGGGGCGGGGGCGACATCCATTCCCCTCGACTTGGCACCCTTCACCTTGGTCGGCGCGACGACCCGCTCTGGCTTGTTGCCGAACCCGCTCCGGGACCGGTTCGGTTTCACGGCGCACCTCGAGTTCTACGACCCCGCCGAACTCGTGCACGTGCTGCGGCGCGCCGCTGTGATGCTCGAACTGCAGATAGAGGAGTCCGCTCTGGTCGAGATTGCCGGCCGTTCGCGCGGAACACCCCGCATAGCGAACCGCCTGCTGCGTCGTGTGCGCGACTACGCGCTGGTCCACGGGGGAGCGGCGACCCGCGACGTGGTCCGTTCAGCGCTCGAGCTCTACGACGTCGACGAGTTGGGGCTGGACAGGCTAGACCGCGCGGTGATGAACATTCTGCTCACCCGATTCGCCGGCGGGCCTGTCGGCCTCAACACGCTGGCCGTCTCCGTTGGCGAAGAATCCGAGACCATCGAATCGGTCGTCGAGCCGTTTCTGGTGCGTATCGGGCTCATCGTGCGCACGCCGCGCGGCAGAATGGCCACGCGTGCCGGGTGGGAGCACTTCGGGCTCGCCGCACCCGACGAGACGATCTCCAGGGCTGTCAGGCCTGCACGAGAGACAGCCCGTCAGCCGCTCTTCGGAGATGAACTATAA
- the yajC gene encoding preprotein translocase subunit YajC: MDPLTLIMLAVLAVLIIFMVRNSRKRKRETEELVEKIVEGAYVMTNFGVYGTILNIDVENNQVLLETTPGTVLKVHRQTVTRVVPLEGASDAESDDEIDESIEPAYGERITEVNSTTDAHAADTHSETGTVLNGVPVDENGKPRTDSKSAE, encoded by the coding sequence ATGGACCCGTTAACCCTGATCATGCTGGCCGTGCTGGCCGTACTCATCATCTTTATGGTGCGCAACAGCCGCAAGCGCAAGCGTGAGACAGAAGAGTTGGTCGAGAAGATCGTCGAGGGCGCCTACGTCATGACGAACTTCGGCGTCTACGGCACCATCCTGAACATCGATGTCGAGAACAACCAGGTTCTCCTCGAGACGACACCGGGAACGGTTCTCAAGGTCCACCGCCAGACGGTGACGCGTGTTGTTCCGCTCGAGGGTGCTTCAGATGCAGAATCCGACGATGAGATCGACGAGAGCATCGAACCGGCGTACGGCGAGCGTATCACTGAGGTAAACTCGACTACTGATGCTCACGCGGCCGACACCCACTCTGAGACTGGTACCGTTCTGAACGGTGTGCCGGTCGACGAGAACGGCAAGCCACGCACCGACTCCAAGTCGGCCGAGTAG
- the secD gene encoding protein translocase subunit SecD encodes MAKSTAVKKARRTLVWLLVIFIALTGVNAAGAIWGGGSWLPKLGLDLEGGTELILAPKIADGAAAPTDQQITQAVSIIRQRIDASGVSEAQISTQGGQNIVVSIPGVPDDATKARIEASAKLDFRPVLVSSAATVPTTTPTPGLDSTPTASPTNASDLAWITPALEDQFLNIDCSSTAVTNAGQAPVDQPLVTCGDDGAKYILGPVEVAGETVTNATSGMAQTSSGSSTGQYVVNIFFNDEGTAQFAAVTTRLSGLTGAQNQFAIVLDGKVISAPRTLAVITNGQPQISGNFTAESAKTLADQLKFGALPISFTVQSQNVISATLGSQQLLSGLIAGLIGLVLVVLYSIAQYRVLGLVTVASLTVAATLTFLVVDLLSWRAGFRLSLAGVAGLIVAIGITADSFIVYFERIRDELRDGRGLESSVQAGWKRAIRTITASDAINFLAAATLYILAVGSVKGFALTLGMTTIIDLVVVIMFTHPIMTLLAELPYFRDGHKSSGLDPRQLGAVYRGRAQFKTPSAAIPKGKQESASREAARRQTIAERKAAGTTTLVLDAPTGQTTTAAPSVDVVEPARIAPVSVEPLTPATAVTETEAPPTASPPSPPPVPPVRKKPQSKGKKR; translated from the coding sequence GTGGCAAAATCTACCGCCGTCAAGAAAGCCCGACGCACGCTGGTCTGGCTTCTTGTCATCTTCATCGCCCTCACGGGCGTCAATGCTGCCGGAGCGATCTGGGGCGGCGGTTCCTGGCTTCCGAAGCTCGGCCTCGACCTCGAGGGTGGTACGGAGCTCATCCTGGCGCCGAAGATCGCCGACGGTGCTGCCGCGCCGACCGACCAGCAGATCACGCAGGCCGTCTCGATCATCCGGCAGCGAATCGACGCGAGCGGTGTCTCCGAGGCCCAGATCTCCACCCAGGGTGGGCAGAACATCGTCGTCTCGATCCCCGGTGTGCCAGACGACGCCACCAAGGCGAGAATCGAGGCATCGGCCAAGCTCGACTTCCGGCCCGTGCTGGTCAGCAGCGCGGCTACGGTGCCGACGACGACGCCGACACCGGGGCTCGACAGCACGCCGACCGCGTCTCCGACGAACGCCAGTGACCTCGCCTGGATCACGCCGGCTCTTGAAGACCAATTCCTCAACATCGACTGCAGTTCGACCGCAGTGACGAATGCCGGCCAGGCACCCGTCGACCAACCCCTCGTCACCTGTGGAGACGACGGGGCGAAGTACATTCTCGGCCCGGTCGAAGTGGCAGGCGAGACCGTCACGAACGCAACCAGCGGCATGGCCCAGACCAGTTCAGGTTCGTCGACCGGACAGTATGTGGTCAACATCTTCTTCAACGACGAAGGCACTGCACAGTTCGCAGCTGTCACCACTCGGCTCTCCGGTCTCACCGGCGCCCAGAACCAGTTCGCCATCGTGCTCGACGGCAAGGTCATCTCTGCACCCCGAACCCTCGCAGTGATCACCAACGGCCAGCCGCAGATCTCAGGCAACTTCACGGCTGAGTCGGCCAAGACCCTGGCAGACCAACTGAAGTTCGGCGCGTTGCCGATCAGCTTCACCGTGCAGAGCCAGAACGTCATCTCGGCAACCCTGGGTTCCCAGCAACTCCTCAGCGGCCTGATTGCCGGCCTCATCGGCCTCGTACTCGTCGTGCTCTACTCCATCGCCCAGTACCGGGTTCTCGGCCTGGTCACGGTGGCCTCCCTTACTGTCGCCGCAACACTGACGTTCCTCGTGGTCGACCTGCTGTCGTGGCGGGCCGGGTTCCGGCTCTCGCTCGCAGGTGTCGCTGGCCTCATCGTGGCCATCGGTATCACCGCAGACTCCTTCATCGTGTACTTCGAGCGAATACGAGACGAGCTGCGAGACGGCCGCGGCCTCGAGTCCTCCGTTCAGGCGGGCTGGAAGCGGGCCATCCGCACCATCACGGCATCTGACGCAATCAACTTCCTCGCGGCGGCAACGCTCTACATCCTCGCCGTCGGCAGCGTGAAGGGCTTCGCCCTGACTCTGGGTATGACGACCATCATCGACCTCGTCGTCGTGATCATGTTCACGCACCCGATCATGACTCTGCTGGCTGAGCTCCCGTACTTCAGGGACGGCCACAAGTCGAGCGGGCTGGATCCACGACAGCTGGGAGCCGTCTACCGGGGTCGCGCCCAGTTCAAGACACCGTCTGCAGCCATCCCCAAGGGCAAGCAGGAGTCGGCAAGCCGCGAGGCAGCCCGCCGCCAGACCATCGCCGAGCGCAAGGCTGCGGGAACAACGACGCTCGTTCTCGATGCACCCACCGGTCAGACTACGACTGCTGCACCGAGTGTCGATGTCGTCGAGCCAGCTCGAATCGCACCAGTGTCTGTTGAACCTCTGACGCCCGCTACCGCAGTCACCGAAACAGAAGCCCCGCCGACAGCCTCGCCGCCGTCGCCGCCGCCGGTACCACCCGTCCGCAAGAAGCCTCAGTCCAAGGGAAAGAAGCGCTAA
- the secF gene encoding protein translocase subunit SecF: MAKFSDLGNDLYSGKRSFNIIGRWKLWYTIAAVMILISVVGPFLRGGFVFGIEFRGGSQFSISEVSNKDQQLGVDAVKSVDPAVVPLVTTLGQTGVRIQTDQLSDAESNQVRDALAKAYDVQPSDVTINFIGPTWGADITGQAIRGLVIFLALAALFMAIYFRTWKMAASAMIALVHDLVITAGIYGITGFEITPAAVIGFLTILGYSLYDTVVVFDKIRENTREMGDKPTRTFGETVNLAVNQTLVRSINTSVVAMLPVASILFIGAFVLGAGTLRDISLALLIGIAVGTYSTIFIASPIYAQLREREPKIKKLNARVLAVRAQREPVTESESISA; this comes from the coding sequence ATGGCGAAGTTCAGCGACCTCGGCAATGACCTCTACAGCGGCAAGCGCTCCTTCAACATCATCGGTCGATGGAAGCTGTGGTACACGATCGCGGCGGTGATGATCCTGATCTCGGTCGTCGGTCCATTCCTGCGAGGCGGGTTTGTCTTCGGAATCGAGTTCCGGGGGGGCTCGCAGTTCTCCATCTCGGAGGTCTCCAACAAGGATCAGCAGCTCGGCGTCGACGCAGTGAAGTCGGTCGACCCAGCCGTAGTGCCCCTCGTGACGACTCTGGGCCAGACGGGTGTGCGCATCCAGACCGACCAGCTCAGCGACGCCGAGAGCAACCAGGTGCGCGACGCACTGGCCAAGGCATACGACGTTCAACCCAGCGATGTGACGATCAACTTCATCGGGCCCACGTGGGGTGCAGATATCACCGGCCAGGCCATCCGGGGGCTCGTGATCTTCCTCGCCCTTGCGGCGCTCTTCATGGCGATCTACTTCCGAACGTGGAAGATGGCGGCATCGGCCATGATCGCCCTCGTGCATGACCTCGTGATCACCGCAGGAATCTATGGTATCACCGGTTTTGAAATCACTCCCGCTGCCGTGATCGGATTCCTCACGATTCTCGGTTATTCCCTGTACGACACCGTGGTGGTGTTCGACAAGATCCGGGAGAACACTCGCGAGATGGGTGACAAGCCCACGAGGACCTTCGGCGAAACGGTGAACCTCGCCGTCAACCAGACGCTGGTGCGTTCAATCAACACCTCTGTGGTGGCAATGTTGCCCGTCGCCTCGATTCTCTTCATCGGCGCATTCGTGCTCGGTGCAGGAACTCTGCGCGACATCTCCCTGGCGCTTCTGATCGGAATCGCCGTCGGCACCTATTCGACGATCTTCATCGCCTCTCCGATCTATGCACAGTTGCGAGAGCGCGAACCGAAGATCAAGAAGCTGAACGCACGGGTTCTCGCAGTCCGGGCGCAACGCGAACCTGTGACCGAAAGCGAAAGCATCTCGGCGTAG
- a CDS encoding RelA/SpoT family protein, whose translation MTETTAPTNASLRRLVPRLFSRAQPAGAVDTLIRTVRANHPKADLSIIERAYTVAERAHDGQKRRSGEPYITHPVAVAQILAELGIGVKTIAAALLHDTVEDTDYSLDALRAEFGDEVAMLVDGVTKLDKVKYGESAQAETVRKMIVAMSKDIRVLIIKLADRLHNARTWGFVSPESSTRKAQETLEIYAPLAHRLGIQAIKWELEDLSFAVLSPKLYVEIENLVRQRTPQREEYVQQVIDMVTDDLKTSKIRGKVAGRPKQYYSIYQKMIVRGREFDEIYDLVGIRVLVNSVRDCYAVLGSIHARWTPMPGRFKDYIATPKFNLYQSLHTTVVGPGGRAVEIQIRTNEMHQRAEFGVAAHWKYKERVNSGKTTTDDRGDTDMAWLARISDWQAETVDPGEFLDSLRFEIGAKEVYVFTPKGRVIGLPAGATPVDFAYAVHTEVGHRTMGAKVNGRLVPLESTLTTGDVVEVFTSKNPDSGPSQDWLSFVQSPRARNKIRQWFTKERRDEAIEQGRDSIARAMRKQNLPLQKLMSQDSFSEVASQLSYNNVEALYAAIGEGHVSTQSVIEKVLQSLQTEVDSDDSDIDVVVGRRPRSSHSESGVLVRGAPDILVKLAKCCTPVPGDEIVGFVTRGAGVSVHQSDCHNVKSLLQEPERMIEVEWAPSSKSVFLVQIQVEALDRSGLLSDVTRVLSEHHVNILSATVSTSRDRLAISRFVFEMGDTTHLDRVLNAVRRIDAVYDVYRVSGG comes from the coding sequence ATGACCGAAACCACTGCGCCGACCAACGCGTCGCTGCGGAGGCTGGTACCACGGCTGTTCTCCCGCGCGCAGCCCGCGGGTGCCGTCGACACTCTGATTCGTACGGTTCGCGCGAATCACCCGAAGGCCGACCTCAGTATCATCGAGCGCGCCTACACGGTCGCCGAACGTGCCCATGACGGGCAGAAACGACGCAGCGGCGAGCCGTACATCACGCACCCGGTCGCCGTGGCCCAGATCCTTGCGGAACTCGGTATCGGCGTCAAGACGATCGCCGCCGCGCTTCTGCACGACACCGTCGAAGACACCGACTATTCGCTTGACGCACTGCGCGCCGAATTCGGCGACGAAGTGGCCATGCTCGTCGACGGCGTGACCAAGCTCGACAAGGTGAAGTACGGCGAGAGCGCACAGGCAGAGACCGTTCGCAAGATGATCGTCGCCATGTCGAAAGACATCAGGGTGCTGATCATCAAGCTCGCCGACAGGTTACACAACGCGCGCACCTGGGGTTTCGTGTCTCCGGAATCGTCGACACGCAAGGCGCAGGAGACGCTGGAGATCTACGCGCCACTGGCCCACCGACTGGGGATCCAGGCGATCAAGTGGGAGCTCGAAGATCTCTCGTTCGCCGTTCTCTCGCCCAAGCTCTACGTCGAAATCGAGAACCTCGTTCGTCAGCGCACACCCCAGCGTGAAGAGTATGTGCAGCAGGTCATCGACATGGTCACCGACGACCTGAAGACGTCGAAGATCCGGGGCAAGGTCGCAGGCCGGCCCAAGCAGTACTACTCGATCTACCAGAAGATGATTGTTCGGGGTCGAGAATTCGACGAGATCTACGATCTCGTCGGCATCCGCGTGCTCGTCAACTCGGTCCGCGACTGTTATGCCGTTCTCGGGTCGATCCACGCGCGGTGGACGCCGATGCCCGGCCGGTTCAAGGACTACATCGCCACGCCCAAGTTCAATCTCTACCAGTCGCTGCACACCACGGTCGTGGGGCCCGGCGGCCGAGCAGTCGAGATTCAGATCCGCACCAACGAGATGCACCAACGCGCGGAGTTCGGTGTCGCCGCCCACTGGAAGTACAAGGAACGCGTCAACTCAGGTAAGACCACCACCGACGACCGCGGTGACACCGACATGGCCTGGCTGGCGCGCATCTCGGACTGGCAGGCCGAGACCGTCGACCCCGGCGAGTTCCTCGATTCCCTCCGATTCGAAATCGGTGCCAAAGAGGTCTACGTCTTCACTCCCAAGGGCCGGGTGATCGGTCTGCCCGCTGGTGCGACGCCCGTCGACTTCGCGTACGCCGTCCACACTGAGGTCGGGCACCGCACGATGGGTGCGAAGGTCAACGGGCGACTCGTGCCGCTGGAGAGCACGCTGACCACGGGCGACGTCGTCGAAGTCTTCACTTCGAAGAACCCGGACTCCGGGCCCAGCCAGGACTGGCTCAGTTTCGTACAGAGCCCGAGAGCCCGTAACAAGATCCGGCAGTGGTTCACCAAAGAACGCCGCGACGAGGCCATCGAGCAGGGCCGGGACTCCATCGCCCGCGCGATGCGCAAGCAGAACCTTCCGCTTCAGAAACTGATGAGCCAGGACTCCTTCTCCGAAGTCGCCTCGCAGCTCAGCTACAACAACGTCGAAGCGCTCTACGCAGCGATCGGTGAGGGGCACGTCTCCACCCAATCGGTGATCGAGAAGGTGCTGCAGTCGCTGCAGACGGAGGTCGACAGCGACGACAGCGATATCGATGTCGTGGTCGGGAGGCGACCTCGGTCGTCCCACAGCGAATCAGGAGTGCTCGTGCGGGGTGCTCCCGACATCCTCGTGAAGCTCGCAAAATGCTGCACGCCTGTTCCGGGCGATGAGATCGTCGGGTTCGTCACGCGGGGAGCCGGGGTCTCGGTTCACCAGTCAGACTGCCACAACGTCAAGTCGCTGCTGCAGGAGCCTGAGCGAATGATCGAGGTCGAATGGGCGCCCTCGTCGAAGAGCGTCTTCCTCGTGCAGATCCAGGTCGAAGCGCTCGACCGCTCTGGACTGCTCTCCGACGTTACCCGGGTGCTTTCCGAACACCACGTGAACATCCTGTCTGCCACCGTCAGCACCTCACGGGATCGCCTGGCCATCAGTCGTTTCGTCTTCGAGATGGGCGACACCACGCATCTGGATCGCGTGTTGAACGCCGTCCGCCGCATCGACGCCGTCTACGACGTCTACCGGGTCAGCGGCGGCTAG
- a CDS encoding DUF349 domain-containing protein, which yields MISSDQHPWGRVDETGTVYLRAASGERVVGQYPDGTPEEALAYFERKFTDLAGQVTLLEQRVKRGASAADVSKAVASLSGAIETANAIGDLEALKKRVDALSVVVTSLTEKQQGEAKAQIAEAVAERTAIVVDVEALAAADPAKAQWKTVTAQLDELFSRWQKHQQEGPRLPRTEAGELWKRFRDARTTIEGHRKAFFAELDTTHRDARSKKQQLVERAEALASQGAEGVNTYRDLLAEWKNAGRAGKRVDDTLWEKFKAAGDLLYAARSETIAKDDEEFSENLTKKLALLADAETLLTEKDRTAARTKLADIQRQWDEIGKVPRENVKSVDERLRKVEAAVRKLDEDFWQKNNPEKKARAEGLAGQLTDAIAKLQVEIDAAQDAGDKRKVAELQEALDARKIWLDALG from the coding sequence GTGATCAGTAGTGACCAGCACCCATGGGGACGCGTCGATGAAACCGGAACGGTCTACCTTCGTGCGGCCTCTGGCGAGCGCGTCGTCGGCCAATATCCAGACGGAACGCCCGAGGAAGCCCTGGCGTACTTCGAGCGCAAGTTCACCGATCTCGCGGGACAGGTGACGCTTCTCGAGCAGCGGGTGAAACGCGGTGCCTCTGCGGCAGACGTCAGCAAGGCCGTCGCATCGCTCTCGGGTGCCATCGAGACAGCGAACGCCATCGGCGACCTCGAGGCGCTGAAGAAGCGCGTCGATGCTCTTTCTGTTGTCGTCACCTCGCTCACCGAAAAGCAGCAGGGGGAGGCCAAGGCACAGATCGCCGAGGCAGTCGCCGAACGTACGGCCATCGTGGTTGACGTCGAGGCGCTGGCTGCTGCCGACCCGGCCAAGGCGCAGTGGAAGACCGTCACCGCGCAGCTAGACGAGCTCTTCTCCCGTTGGCAGAAGCACCAGCAGGAGGGGCCGAGGCTCCCTCGAACCGAGGCCGGTGAACTCTGGAAGCGATTCCGCGACGCCCGCACGACCATCGAGGGCCACCGCAAGGCGTTCTTCGCCGAACTCGACACCACTCATCGTGATGCCCGCTCCAAGAAACAGCAGCTTGTCGAACGTGCGGAGGCGCTCGCCTCGCAAGGCGCTGAGGGCGTCAACACGTACCGCGACCTGCTGGCCGAATGGAAGAATGCCGGCCGGGCCGGCAAGCGCGTCGATGACACCCTGTGGGAGAAGTTCAAGGCCGCCGGTGATCTCCTCTACGCCGCACGCAGCGAGACCATCGCCAAAGACGACGAAGAGTTCTCTGAGAACCTCACGAAGAAGCTCGCGCTTCTCGCTGACGCTGAGACGTTGCTGACGGAGAAAGACCGCACTGCTGCTCGCACCAAGCTGGCCGACATCCAGCGCCAATGGGATGAGATCGGCAAGGTCCCCCGAGAAAACGTGAAGTCGGTCGACGAACGACTGCGAAAGGTCGAGGCTGCCGTGCGCAAGCTCGACGAAGACTTCTGGCAGAAGAACAATCCCGAGAAGAAGGCCCGCGCCGAGGGTCTTGCTGGCCAGCTGACCGACGCGATCGCGAAGCTCCAGGTCGAGATCGATGCTGCACAGGATGCCGGCGACAAGCGCAAAGTCGCAGAACTCCAGGAAGCTCTGGATGCCCGCAAGATCTGGCTCGACGCCCTGGGATGA